ACGCACTGAGCGCCGCCGCTCTGTCCACAGACGCAACCACCGGCGAAGTTCATCGTCGTCACCACGTCTCTCCGGACGGTTTTTACCGCGGAAAGCAGGTTGTTGAGGCTCGCGACGAGTAAGATCGTCGGGATACCCTTCTGACCCGTGACGCATGGACGAGCGGTGAGTAAACCGGTCACCATTGCTATCGACGCCATGAGCGGTGATCGTGGCGCCGAGGTGGTGGTTCATGCTTCGCTGGAAGCAGTGCGTGAAAATGAGGCCTTGAGTCTTGTTCTGGTGGGAATCCGGAGCGAGCTCGAGGCCTTGTTGATTGATGGGCACGAACGGATTCGCATCGTTGAGGCGGCGGACGTGGTGCGCATGAACGAGCGCCCTTCCCATGCCATTCGTCACAAGAAAAACTCCTCCATGGCCATTGCGCTCGGACTTGTCCGGGACGGCGAGGCCCAGGGGTGTGTCAGTGCTGGCAATACCGGCGCCCTGATGGCGTTCGGCCGGTCGATTATCCGCATGTATCCCGGTATTGAGCGGCCGGCCATTGCCAAGCTTATTCCTTCCCTCCGTGGCCGTTGCCACGTTCTGGATCTCGGTGCGAATGTCGATTCCACGGCGGAGAACCTGTATCAGTATGCGCTGATGGGGTCGCTCATGGCCTCGGCCATTTGTGCTCAGCCTGAGCCTCGTGTTGCTTTGCTTAATGTTGGCGAGGAAGAGATCAAGGGCAACGAGCAGGTTCGCCTTGCCTCTCATATGTTAGCCCAATGCGACACTATCAATTACATTGGTTATGTCGAGGGCAGTGACCTGTTTCGGGATGTGGCCGATGTAGTAGTCTGTGACGGTTTTGTCGGCAACATTGCATTGAAAACCGGCGAAGGTGTCGCCGGGTTGTTGATAGAGCTTCTTGAGCAGGCATTTACCCGCTCGCTTTATGGTCGCTTTGTGGGCTGGTTGGCAAAACCGATTATCGGCCGCCTCCTTCAGTTGATGGACCCGTCCCGTCATAACGGTGCGAGCCTGCTTGGGCTCCAGGGTGTGGTCATTAAAAGTCATGGCAATGCCAACGAGCGCGCCATGCTGGCCGCTATTCGCCAGGCCGTTCGGGAAGTAGAGCTCGAAGTGCCACGAAGGATCAACGAAAGACTCGATGATCTGATGTTATGATGCCTGTCCCGGTCGGGTCCCGACTAAAGTAGACCCGCATTTTCAGGGTTAATCGCGGATAATTGGCCTGAATTGTACTATTGGCTAATCTCCAGTAACCCATCAATGACGATAAGATTCCGCTTATGAAATCAGCGTTTATTTTCCCCGGACAAGGCTCCCAATCGGTCGGCATGCTTAAGGATGCTGCCGAGGCGTGGCCAATGATTAGCGAAACCTTCGATGAGGCGTCTAACGTTCTTGGCTACGATCTCTGGCACCTGTGCCAGCACGGTCCTGCTGAAGAGCTGAATCAGACCATGGTTACCCAGCCGGCCCTGTTAACCGCCAGTGTTGCCCTGTGGCGCCAGTGGTGTGTCTCGGATGGGCCACGTCCTGATTTCGTCGCAGGTCATAGTCTGGGCGAGTACAGCGCGCTGGTGGCCGCGGAAAGTCTGGACTTCATTGAAGCAGTCAAACTGGTTCAGCTTCGTGGCGAACTTATGCAGGATGCTGTCCCTGCCGGTGAAGGTCGCATGGCTGCCATTCTGGGGCTCGAGGACGCAGACGTTGTTGCGGCCTGTGAAGAGGCGGCCCACGGCGATGTAGTGGCTGCGGTGAACTTTAACGCTCCGGGGCAGGTGGTTATTGCCGGCTCCGCCGCTGCCGTTGAGCGGGCTATTGAAGCCTGTAAGGGCCGCGGGGCGCGTAAAGCGATGCCGCTGCCGGTGAGTGTGCCGTCCCATTGTGCCCTGATGAAAGGTGCTGCCGAACAGTTGGCCGAAGCACTGGAAGATGTCCGGTTTAACGATGCTGTCATCCCGGTGGTCCAGAATGTGAATGCTACTGTTGTCAAAGAGGCAGACACGCTCAAGAGCAATCTGCTGAAGCAGCTATACTCTCCTGTGTTGTGGACGGACTCGATCCGCACGCTCAGTGATGAAGGCGTGACGGTAGCGGTTGAATGCGGTGCTGGTAAAGTGCTTGCCGGGTTGATTAAGCGGATTGAGCGCGGTTTGCCGGTGCACGGTATTGAAGATCCCGATTCTCTGGCCGGCGCCCTGGCGGCATTCGGCCAGTCCTGATAAACGGAGTTGTTTATGTCTTTGGAAGGCAAGGTTGCGCTGGTTACCGGCGCAAGCCGTGGTATTGGGAAAGCCATTGCCCACGAGCTGGCCCGCCAGGGTGCAGAAGTCATTGGTACCGCGACCAGCGAAGCCGGCGCAGAAGCCATCACCAGCGGACTGAAAGAAGCCGGCTACCAGGGTTATGGCATCGTGATGAACGTGGCCGAACCGGAAAGTATTGAAGCGGGCCTGAAGCAGCTGACTGAACAATCCGGTGCGCCTGCGATCCTGGTCAACAATGCCGGTATCACCCGTGATAACCTGCTGATGCGTCTGAAAGACGATGACTGGGCTGCCGTGCTGGAAACCAACCTTTCCAGTGTGTATCGCACCAGTAAGGCGGTGCTTCGCGGCATGGCCAAGGCCCGTTGGGGCCGGATTATCAACATCAGTTCGGTGGTCGCCGGTATGGGCAACCCCGGGCAGGGTAATTATTGTGCAGCCAAGGCCGGAGTGGAGGGTTTCACTCGTAGCCTGGCGAAAGAGATGTCTAACCGTGGCATTACCGCCAATTGCGTGGCACCCGGTTTTATTGACACGGATATGACCAAAAAACTGGACGATAAGCAGCGTGAGGCTATGCTGGAAATCATACCGGCTGGTCGCCTCGGGTCACCGGAGGAGGTTGCCTCGGTGGTGGCGTTCCTGGCATCGGAAGGCGCTGCTTACGTTACCGGAGAAACCATTCATGTGAATGGCGGCATGTACATGGGTTAAGCCCGTTGCGGGCTGATGTGCAACCCCTTGTCGCACAACATGTTTGACAGAATCCCTGCTTGTTTGCAGGTAGGGTTTAAACTAAACTGGCAGCCATAGAGTTGCTTGGTTGACACATAAAGTGAGGACATTATGAGTACAGTTGAAGAGCGCGTTAAGAAGATTGTTTGTGAACAGCTGGGCGTGAAAGAGTCCGAGGTTCAGAACACATCTTCTTTTGTAGAGGATCTTGGCGCTGACTCACTGGACACTGTTGAGCTGGTTATGGCCCTGGAAGAGGAATTCGAGACTGAAATTCCTGATGAAGAGGCCGAAAAGCTGGGCACGGTTCAGGACGCGATCGACTACATCGTCGCGCACACCTGATACTCTGCTGATCAGATAGCCAGGCTAAAGCCGTCCTTTGGGGTTGATGAAGGACGGCTTTTTTATTGGTGGAACGAAAGTCTCAGTGTTTGGATGTTACACGGAATAATCGGGTGAACAGGGTTATGAGTAAACGACGGGTTGTTGTCACGGGCATGGGAATGCTTTCTCCGGTGGGGAATGATGTACAGTCGTCATGGGCGGCCATCCGGGCAGGGCGCAGCGGTATCGGGCTGATTGATCGGTTTGATGCATCTGACTACGGCACCCGGATTGGAGGGGCAATAAAGGATCTTGATATTGAACCCTATCTGTCCAGCAAGGAAGCGCGCAAACTGGATGCCTTTATCCACTACGGACTCATTGCTGCCCAGCAGGCGGTGGACGACAGTGGCCTGGAGCAGTTTGGCGATCTCGACAAGGAACGGGTTGGTATTGCTATCGGATCCGGCATCGGTGGCCTGGAGTACATCGAGAAGAACGTGATCCAGATGGAGAAATCCGGCCCCCGTAAGGTGTCTCCGTTTTTTGTGCCCGCCTCGGTTATCAACATGATCTCTGGCAATGCTGCCATTCGCTTTGGGTACAAGGGGCCGAATATTGCCATTGTCACCGCCTGCACCACAGGTACCCATAATATTGGCTACGCTGCCCGAACCATCGCCTATGGCGATGCGGATGTCATGCTGGCTGGTGGCTCGGAAATGGCGACAACCCGCTCTGGCGTGGCGGCCTTTTCGTCGGCCCGTGCTTTATCGACCCGTAACGATGAGCCGGAAAAAGCCAGCCGTCCCTGGGATAAAGGCCGTGATGGTTTCGTATTGAGTGACGGTGCCGGGGTGGTCGTGCTGGAAGAGCTGGAGCATGCTCGGGCTCGCGGAGCCACCATCTATGGCGAGGTGATCGGTTTTGGCATGAGCGATGATGCTCATCACATCACG
The window above is part of the Marinobacter sp. THAF197a genome. Proteins encoded here:
- the rpmF gene encoding 50S ribosomal protein L32 → MAVQQNRKTRSKRGMRRSHDALSAAALSTDATTGEVHRRHHVSPDGFYRGKQVVEARDE
- the plsX gene encoding phosphate acyltransferase PlsX; the protein is MSKPVTIAIDAMSGDRGAEVVVHASLEAVRENEALSLVLVGIRSELEALLIDGHERIRIVEAADVVRMNERPSHAIRHKKNSSMAIALGLVRDGEAQGCVSAGNTGALMAFGRSIIRMYPGIERPAIAKLIPSLRGRCHVLDLGANVDSTAENLYQYALMGSLMASAICAQPEPRVALLNVGEEEIKGNEQVRLASHMLAQCDTINYIGYVEGSDLFRDVADVVVCDGFVGNIALKTGEGVAGLLIELLEQAFTRSLYGRFVGWLAKPIIGRLLQLMDPSRHNGASLLGLQGVVIKSHGNANERAMLAAIRQAVREVELEVPRRINERLDDLML
- the fabD gene encoding ACP S-malonyltransferase: MKSAFIFPGQGSQSVGMLKDAAEAWPMISETFDEASNVLGYDLWHLCQHGPAEELNQTMVTQPALLTASVALWRQWCVSDGPRPDFVAGHSLGEYSALVAAESLDFIEAVKLVQLRGELMQDAVPAGEGRMAAILGLEDADVVAACEEAAHGDVVAAVNFNAPGQVVIAGSAAAVERAIEACKGRGARKAMPLPVSVPSHCALMKGAAEQLAEALEDVRFNDAVIPVVQNVNATVVKEADTLKSNLLKQLYSPVLWTDSIRTLSDEGVTVAVECGAGKVLAGLIKRIERGLPVHGIEDPDSLAGALAAFGQS
- the fabG gene encoding 3-oxoacyl-ACP reductase FabG; translation: MSLEGKVALVTGASRGIGKAIAHELARQGAEVIGTATSEAGAEAITSGLKEAGYQGYGIVMNVAEPESIEAGLKQLTEQSGAPAILVNNAGITRDNLLMRLKDDDWAAVLETNLSSVYRTSKAVLRGMAKARWGRIINISSVVAGMGNPGQGNYCAAKAGVEGFTRSLAKEMSNRGITANCVAPGFIDTDMTKKLDDKQREAMLEIIPAGRLGSPEEVASVVAFLASEGAAYVTGETIHVNGGMYMG
- the acpP gene encoding acyl carrier protein — its product is MSTVEERVKKIVCEQLGVKESEVQNTSSFVEDLGADSLDTVELVMALEEEFETEIPDEEAEKLGTVQDAIDYIVAHT
- the fabF gene encoding beta-ketoacyl-ACP synthase II, whose protein sequence is MSKRRVVVTGMGMLSPVGNDVQSSWAAIRAGRSGIGLIDRFDASDYGTRIGGAIKDLDIEPYLSSKEARKLDAFIHYGLIAAQQAVDDSGLEQFGDLDKERVGIAIGSGIGGLEYIEKNVIQMEKSGPRKVSPFFVPASVINMISGNAAIRFGYKGPNIAIVTACTTGTHNIGYAARTIAYGDADVMLAGGSEMATTRSGVAAFSSARALSTRNDEPEKASRPWDKGRDGFVLSDGAGVVVLEELEHARARGATIYGEVIGFGMSDDAHHITAPPASGEGAGRSMVNAIRDAGLQPEQVDYINAHGTSTQVGDVAEVAAVKAVFGAHAHKLAMSSTKSMTGHLLGAAGAVEAIFSILAVRDGVLPPTINLDEPDEGCDLDLVPHKSREADVRIALSNSFGFGGTNGTLIVSRYED